From the Salmo trutta chromosome 25, fSalTru1.1, whole genome shotgun sequence genome, the window tgacaattgggtattttTTCAACCACTACCTACACCACAAAGCCATTCACATTCAATCAAACATGCTCCGGACGTTGAATGAACATCTGTAGCTTATTCATTTGAGGCAATACAAACATTGTTGAGAAAAAAGTAAAGAAATAATTCGCCTTTTAAGACTGAGCCTGAAACAGACTGTAGGAAAGGTACCTTCAAACTTAGATATACTAAGCATGAAAAGAAGGTGCCGTTAAAATGCATAAGGCGAAAAATCACACCGCTACATTCTACCCACTTTCTTTCGACGGGGGTCGATGTTCTTTTTTAGTGTCCCTAGAATCTTTGTCCACGACCGCACACTTAATTTGACGCATTTGCCAgtttaaaaacaaacaaagtGTAGACTCACATAAAATGACCTCCCTCCCAAAACAAAACTTGACGGTGACCTCAGGAAGTCGAACATTTCATTTCAGCGTGCCAATTCCGGTTTCTAGTCACGGGTCAATTTGTGGCATGGTGCGCATAAACCCACCCAGGCGCTCTCCGGGTACTGTGGCCATGTGCATAGCATATTTGCAATATGTTTCTTTCAGACATTCTTTGTGGGCCGACTGAACATGGAAATTCAACACATAGTATTACATAGGCTATAGAACATGTCAACTATAACGATTTAATGTGTGGTAATGATTAGTTATGAACAGAAAATACATTATTACAAACAATATTGATTGTTCTTGTTGAAAAAAAAGAAGTTTATTCTTGTTTATAATGAAATCACAGATGGGGCAAACAAATTGCACTATTACCAGTAACACCGTTTTTGTTTTAGACTAAGTAAAAAATAATATGCATAATTTGATTGAACAATAAACAGAAGGTGATTCAAATACTGTTAAGATGAGGAGAGTGATGAGACACTGACACCATAGTTACTGTAGTAGGAAACACGAAAGCTTTATATCTAGCTTTCAACACAGTATTTATCAACTCGGTCACCTGATAAAATTCAGGACATATGCAttcaactacctcgtacctctgcacattgattattttactgtgttactatTTCCCTTGTTCTTACTTTCtagctctgcattgttggttaaaggcctgtaagtaagcatttaatggtaaagtctacactttatgtacggcgcatgtgacaaataacattttattttgataTATGTTATAGAGGTGAATGGTCATAAACCAAGTTGTTCAACCAAAATGTTGAGTTTGGAACTAAATGGAAAGATGACACCGTCACTAGAGGTCCCATCATTGTGGGTTCATGACATTGATTACAATCTTTCCCATGTTTCTATTGGCTTCCATGTGTCTGTGAGCATCAGCTACCTGGTCCAGACTGAACATGCTGTCGATTACAGGCCTCAGGCCGCAGGGGGAGCTAGTCGGGTCTGAGAAGTGAGGTAGGGCCCTTTCTGAGAAGGCTCTCACCAGATCTGCTTTATACTGACAGGAGAAAACACAGGACCACACATTTCACATTTAGAAAGTAGTAACAAAGACAGTGTTCTAGGCTGGGGTAAGGCTAAAGTTTTTAATTGCATGGCATTTGAGTAAGAGGTCCATATCCAACACATATTGAAAGTTTTACTTTGggcattattgcacacagaaaaTTTGTGTTGTCGGCGCTGCCTTTCACTGAcgtattttttactttttaatttacATTATAATATTAGTTTCTACTGTGGAAATAATTTCCTCTCGTAGGACAAGCaactgatcaatcaatcaatcatccaTACATCACCTGCAGACTGCGTGACCTGAGGAGACTACAGAGGAGCTGTCCTCGTTTGGACAGCAGCTTGCCCAGTATGTCTCCTGTCACGTTCTTTCCTCCCATGCAGCCATACAGCACCCATCGTCCATCTGTGGCCAGACAGGCCACGTTCCTCTCCCAGTTGGACCCACCAATGCAGTCCAAGATGACGTTTGCTCCTCTACCTGCACAAAGCTTGCCTGTTCAGTCTAGTTTGATCCAATGGTTTCTCTggatacatctctctctctctgtatggctAAGATTTGTATCCACACACACTGATTTGTATGCATATGATACAATTATCAAATGAACTCACTCAATGTTGTAGCAGTTCACAACACCCTAGATTCATTATTATGTGAAATGGCATTTATGTTCTCATTGATCTGATTATTAACTCACCTGCTGTAAAATCACTAACTTTCTCTGCAAAGTCCTCATGTTTGTAGTTGAAACCAGCAGCGGCTCCCAGTGTCTCTGCCATCTGTAGTTTCTCAGAGCTTCCTGCAGTAACTATGGGAATAGCCCCAGCCAATCGGACCAGCTGGACAGCGGCAGTCCCCACCCCACTGGCCCCAGCATGCA encodes:
- the tp53i3 gene encoding quinone oxidoreductase PIG3; this encodes MSQHQRPPENNMMTAVCVDTPGGPESMLLRNVPRPQPEHGEVLIRVHATALNRADTLQRKGLYPAPPGESEVLGLEAAGTVASVGPGVRLSWGLGDWVMTLLSGGGYAEYVAVPEELLMSIPTHLTVYQAAAIPEAWLTAFQLLHFVAQVKEGEIVLVHAGASGVGTAAVQLVRLAGAIPIVTAGSSEKLQMAETLGAAAGFNYKHEDFAEKVSDFTAGRGANVILDCIGGSNWERNVACLATDGRWVLYGCMGGKNVTGDILGKLLSKRGQLLCSLLRSRSLQYKADLVRAFSERALPHFSDPTSSPCGLRPVIDSMFSLDQVADAHRHMEANRNMGKIVINVMNPQ